CTTCCCGGATAGTGGTCATGAGCCATAGAGCCGTAGGATTTTTAACCAGTATTTATGGAATTCCATTTTCAAAAATACAGTTGATAGAACATGGTGTACCGGATCTAGAAGCAAAAACTCAAAACCCGGTAAAACAGTCCCTGGCTTTCAAGAATAAACGGGTGCTGTTTACTTTTGGATTAATCAGCAGAAATAAAGGCCTGGAAACCGTGATTGAAGCACTACCCGCTATCGTTGCCCAGCATCCTGATGTGATGTATGTGATTCTTGGAACTACTCATCCGGGTGTAGTGAAAAACTCGGGTGAAGAGTATCGGGATAGCCTTAAGCGACTGGCAAAGAAGCTAAATGTAGAGGCTAACCTTACTTTTATCAATAAGTTTGTTTCCGAGGAGGAATTATTTGATTATCTCACAGCAGCGGAGATGTACATCACCCCTTATCTGAATGAAGCACAGATCACCAGTGGAACCTTATCTTATGCTGTAGGATCAGGCTCTGCGGTAATTTCTACCCCCTATTGGCATGCTCAGGAATTACTGGCGGAAAACAGGGGCAGACTATTTGATTTCAGGGATTCGGAAGGACTGGCAGTTGTGGTCAATGAATTGCTTGCGGATGAAGAGAAGCTGAATTCACTTAAAGCTAATGCCTACGAATATGGATTACACTTACGCTGGCCAAATACCGGGCAGGTATTTATAGATGTGCTGGAAGAAGCCGTTTCCAAATACCTGTCGGAAATGGAGAAAGCTGGCAAGCAAATCATTGATCCGGATATGATGCCTGCCTTTAACTTGGCCCATATCAAAAGACTGACCGATGATACCGGAATTGTTCAACATGCAAAATATGGGATCCCAAATCTGAAGGAAGGTTATTGCCTGGACGATAATTCCAGGGCATTGATTCTTGGAATTCTGGCTTATCAGCAAAACAAAAGCAAAGTTGCCTTAGAATTGCTTCCTATTTACCTTAGTTTTATTCAGTACATGCAACGTGAGGACGGAAATTTCAGAAATTTCCTGAGCTTCAAAAGAGAGTATCTGGATGAAGTTGGTTCTGAGGATTCTTTCGGTCGTACCGTCTGGGCACTTGGTTATCTGATCAGCAATGCGCCCAACAATTCATACCGGGAGTTTGCCCGGGATCTTTTCTTAAAATCGGCTAGTCACTTTAAAGACCTGAGTCACCTGCGGGGAATTGCCAATACCATTATCGGACTGGCAAAATACCTGGAAGCGCATCCTTACGATGGAAACATGAGAGAACACATGGATTTATTGGTAGCTCCGTTAAAAGCCTCCTATAAAACAAACAAAACCCGGGAATGGCATTGGTTTGAAGAAAAGATGACTTATGACAACGGCATTCTTCCGCTCGCTTTATTCTGCCATTATGAGGTCAGCAAAGATCCCGAATCTCTACATATAGGTTTGGAAAGCATGGAGTTTCTTTCACAAAAGACACTTAACGACGGTTATTTAAATCCTGTTGGCAACGATGGATGGCTTTTTAGGGAAAGTTCTGAAATGGCTTTGTATGATCAGCAGGCAATAGAAACGATGGCCATGGTTCTGATGTATTTCAAAGCCTATGAAATTACGAACGAACTCACTTACATTAAACAAATGTATTTATGTTATCAGTGGTTCTTAGGAGAAAACAGCTTACGTCTTCCTTTATATGATCATGAAACCAAGGGTTGTGGAGATGGATTGCAACCTCATGGTGTAAATCGCAACCAGGGTGCTGAAAGTACGCTTGCTTATTGGATTTCACACCTGATGGTTCTTCAGGCCTTAGAATCTGAATACGAATATATACAAAGCGGAGATTTACTTTCCATTCAGAAAGAAGCAGATAACCCACTAATCTAAGCATGAAGATAGCAGTATTAGCACCTGTGGCCTGGAGAACTCCTCCAAGGCATTACGGGCCCTGGGAACAAATGGCTTCCAACTTAACCGAAGGACTGGTAAAAGCCGGTATTGAGGTGACACTCTTTGCAACGGGAGATTCCCTGACCTCCGGAAAGCTGGATGCCGTAATCGAACAAGGCTATGAGGAAAACCGGGATCAGGATGCCAAAGTGGTCGAGTGCTTACACATCAGTAACCTCATGGAAAAAGCAGCTGGATTCGACCTGATTCATAACCATTATGACTTCCTTCCTCTCAGCTATTCCCATTTGATTAAAATACCGATGATTACAACCATTCACGGATTCTCTTCGGAAAAAATCATTCCTGTTTATCAAAAATACAACAATGGTGGATATTATGTTTCCATTAGTGATTCAGACCGGCATCCCTCACTTAAATATTTAAAAACGGTATACAACGGAATTGACACTTCTTCATTTGTCTTTAACAATCATCCTGAAGCTTATCTTTTATTTTTTGGCCGGATTCACCCGGATAAAGGAACTGCGGAAGCCATTCAAATTGCCATTCAAAGCAACCGAAAACTAATCATTGCAGGAATTATTCAAGACCATGACTATTTCAGAGATCGGATAGCGCCATTTTTAAACGCTGACATCGAATTTGTAGGTGCTGCCGGACCGGAACAGCGTAATAAACTTTTAAGGGAAGCCAGCGCCTTATTGCACCCCATCAGCTTCGAGGAGCCATTTGGTTTAAGCGTTGCAGAAGCCATGCTTTGCGGTACTCCGGTTGTCGCTTATCAGAGAGGTTCCATGCCGGAATTGATCAAACATGGTAAAACCGGATTTTTAGTAAAGGATGTGGAAGAGGCGGTTGAAGCTATTGCAAGGTTAGGATCGATTAACAGAAAGGACTGCCAGGAATGGGCAGTCAGCAGGTTTTCTCAGGAAAGGATGGTAAAGGACTATATCAGCCTTTACCATCAGATTTTATCTTCTACTTCGTAATTTCTTCTTTTAGAGCTGCTTTTTCCCTGGCTATAATTGCGCAGGAAGAGCTTTTTAGTTTGTCCAGCAGTAATTCAAGCTTCACTGAAGCGAAGGAAGAGCAATAATCCGACAATCCATAAGGAATGATCAGCTCATCATTATGGATAATCGAACCACAGGAATACAATACATTAGGAACATATCCCTCTCGTTCGTCATTATTTGGAACCACCAATGGTTCATCCAGCCGGCCAATTTCAATAGATGGATCGTCCAGATCGAATAAACTGGCACCCAGGCAATAACGGCGCATTGGTCCAACCCCATGGGTAATCACCAGCCATCCATCTTTCGTTTCGATCGGAGAACCGCAATTACCAATCTGGATAAATTCCCATGGGAACATCGGCGATTGCAATTTTACCGGATTGTCCCAAACGGTTAACTTATCAGAATACATCAGGTAATTATTCCAGCCATCAATCCTGGACATCATGGCATATTTCCCATTTATTTTACGGGGGAAAAGAGCAAGATTTTTATTTTGTGCTCCAATCCCATGCAAAGGACTGATTTTGAAATCATAAAAATCCGTTGTTTGCAAGAGTTTAGGCATGATCATCGCGCCGTCAAACGCGGTGTAAGTAGCGTAATAAACCACTGAACCATCATTTTTCACAAAACGGACAAAACGGGCATCTTCAATTCCTTTACGTTCAAATTCCGAGATTGGAAAGATGATACGGTCTGAGATGTCTGTATCCCTCGAGAAACTGATTTCATGGTAAGTATCAGACAACCATAGAATCTTATCATACTCTAACTTCCTGAGGTCATTTTCCTGGTGACTTTTAGTATCCAAAATGATCCTGCGTAAAGTTGCATAATCGAATTTTTCTTCCAATTTTTGTCCCAATTCATCCAGGATTTCAATATCGATCTTTGAATCTGCCGCCTTTTTCAGAAATAATTTCTTGTTATAGACCGCATTTTTTATGACTTCCGCTTCATCAATATAATTTCCCGCAGGAATAACAGTGATGTTGTTATCCCGATCGATCAGCGCCCGGCGAAAAACTACGGAAGAAATATGCCCTTCACCTACCGCTCTGAAGCTAATAATAACTCTTTTCTCTCCTTCTACCAATTCAGATTGATCAGGGTCTTCCACAATAGAGGGATTAAAGAAGGCTGCCGATTCTATGGAATATTCATGTGTAAAATACGAACCTATTAATAGCCGTTGGTATTTATCCAGGGATTCAGGATCGAAGCCAGCATCTCTAATGGCATTCACGACCTTCTTACAATGTCTTGTCAAGATTTTGGTAATGTTTCGATGACGTTTGGAATATTCCTGCAACAAGGGGGAGATAATTCCAAATATTTCCTGATCAGAGAGTGCCATTACATGTTTAACTACTTCTACTGCTCTCTCATCTCCATTAAAAAAGAATCGTGCGATCACTCGTTTTGGATCAGGATAGACTTTAACCGGTTTTCGTTCTACTAATAATCTCATGTGTTATTAACGTTTCATAAGGGTAAAAAGGTTTTATGAAATTAGAATTATTTTCAAATAAAACAAGTAACTATATGACATGGGCTCTGGAAAACATTCTTTTTGTCAGCATTTGTGCCAAAAAGCACACAAAATTAACTGACATTATTACAAAATAAGTCAAATCGTATATACAATTTCAAGACGCTAAAATGACAAACACAAACCTATTGTCATCGTAAAATAATAAAGAAATTCTTTCACATTTCTTATTCAACTATTAATTAACGAGTTAGGTAAAACATTCATTTTAAGCTATTCATTAGATATTTTGTTTGGCACAGCGGTTGACTATATGACATCAATGGTCAGAATATATAAAACAAAAAATGACCTGGTTAATCAATTAAAAAATAAGAAGATGAAAAAATTATTATTATCATTAGTTGCAGTTTCTGCATTCGCGTTTAGTTCTCAGGCACAAACTGAAAAAGGAAAAATTATGGTAGGTGGTAATGTTGCATTCGACACTAAAAAGAGCGATGCTGCGGGCGCTAAGTCCAATACAAATTTTCAGATCGTTCCTAGTGTAGGTTATTTCGTGGCAGATAACTTCGCAGTTGGTACGGGTGTAGGTTATGGTTACAGCAAAACCAGCGGTATTGCAGGACCTAACAATACTGTAATTTCCGGAAATAAGAACAGCTCATTTGTTGTTAGTCCTTTTGGTCGCTATTATGCAAACCTTTCTGAATCCTTCAAATTCTTTGGACAATTATCTGTTCCGATGGCATTTGGTAAAGACAAAGCAGTAGATGCAGAGGGCAATGTTGGTGCAAAAACAGCTTCTACTACTGAAATAGGTGTTGCCTTATCTCCAGGTTTTGCATTCTATCCTACTAAAAAGATCGGTATTGAATTTGCATTGAACGGATTAAACTACAACAATCTACGTAAAGAAGACGGTAATGGCGACAAAATTAAAGGTGCTGGTTATGATGAGTTCAGCTTTGGTGCTAACTTCTTTTCTCCAAAAATCGGAATCCAGTTACACTTTTAAGCAATTCTACTTCATCTAGATTTTGTTAGATAAACAGGCCCGGGCAAATCGTCCGGGCTTGTTGTTTTTAGGGATTTTTTTCTAATTTTAGTGCTGAAAGCGGCTCACTACTGCGATCAAAACTTCATAATCATAAAAAAACAATACTATACTAATGAAAAAAATACTTTTAATTGCCTGTGGCATTGGATTTTCATTTTCCATAAATGCACAGGAAAGCGCTTTAAAAACCATTAAAGATAATGCTGCAACAGCAGTTAAAAATCAAGGACAAACAGGGACATGCTGGAACTATTCTACCACGTCATTGATAGAATCCGAAGGACTACGCAAGGGATTGGGAGAATTTGACCTTTCAGAGATGTATACCACTCGTAATATCTACCTGGAAAAAGCCAAAAATTATATCCTCCGTCAGGGAAAAGCACAGTTTGGAGAAGGTGGATTGGGGCATGATCTGGTTCGGGCCATCGCGCTGTATGGTGCAATGCCTCAGGAAGCTTTCCAGGGAGCAAGCGGAGAAATCCCAAACCATACCGGCCTGGAGGAAGCGTTAAAGACTTATCTTGATGGCATACTAAAAAAACGTCCACTTGATGCCAACTGGTTAAAAGGTTACGAGCAGATACTGGACCAGAAGCTGGGTACTCCTCCGGCAACATTCGAGTATAAAGGAAAAAATTATAATGCAAAGACCTTTGCTAAAGAGGTATTAAAGTTTGATGCGAACGATTATGTAAACATCTCCTCGTTTACCCACCACCCTTATTACATGCCATTCATTCTTGAAGCTCCGGACAATTTTGCAAACGGGTCTTTCTACAACCTCCCTCTAAATGAGATGATAAATCTAACTAAATCAGCACTTAAAGAGGGATATACTGTGATGTGGGATGCGGATGTAAGCAGTAAGAATTTTCAGCAAAAGAAAGGATATGCCATGATGTTCGCCGATGATGCGGATGTAAAAGCAGAAACATTGAACCCAAATGCAAAAGAAAAAGCATATTCCCCGGAAATACGTCAGCAGTTATACGAAGACCTAACTACCCAGGATGACCACCTGATGCATCTAACTGGCTTAGATCAGTCCAGCGATGGAAAATACTTCTTTAAAGTCAAAAACTCATGGGGTGACGTAGGCCCGTTCAAAGGATATATCGAAGTTTCGGAACCTTATTTTGCAATCAATACAGTAAGTTTAGTCGTGCCTAAAGCGGCATTAAGCAAAGAATTAAAGAAGAAATTAGGTCTATAAATTATACTTAAAAAATGTTCTTTCGGTTTTCGAATCTTTAAAAGAAAGATTTACAGGACTGAAAGAACATTTTTTTTAACATTACTCTTCTTAGAAGTAGCCCATCCGGGTTGCCCAGAAAGGAAAAAATTGTCCCTCCCTCATAAAGTCGTTAAAGTAAGTTTCATCCAGCAACACCTCTGCTCCGTATGTTTTCAGAATTACGCTGAAGATACTTTGGTCATGCCGATGAGCAATAAATCCAGGGTCTCTTTCCCCTAATCATTAATCATACAACCTGCATCACAATAAATCAGAATATCGTCTTCCTTAAGCGCATCAAGGGCTCTCTTAATAAAATAAGGTTTCCAGATCATATACCCCCCTCCTCTCGGGAATTGAAGTATCTCTTGAAATCCCGCAGCAAATTCCCCGTCTATATCCTCTCGTGTAAATATGGTTACTTCGTCAAAAAATGAAGAGAATAACGCTGACTCCTTAAAAAACTCTCTTTGCACTTTATACATCACATCCCCATAGCTGATCAAATGTATCTTCATAACTAGCGTTTCAAGTTGGTTTTATTCAAGTTACAAAGAATTTGATTTCTTGGTTTCAAACACATTTTTTTGGGACAATTACCCCTGTTAGAGACATGAAATCTTCATTAAATTACGTTATAAAACTTCTTCAATGAGTATAAAATCATGAAAACAAAATATGAATATCCGTTAATTTCCTGTATCTGTATTACACACAACTGTCCAGAGTTGTTGCTCAAATCCATTATCAGCTTTGAACATCAGGATTATCCAAACAAAGAACTGGTAATCTCCTACCCCAGTACAGATGAAACCAGCAGAAATCTGATAGAAAAAGTTATCAGGCTGTCGCAATTAAACATTATACAAGTGGAACGAGAGAAAGAAGAAAGTTTAGGAAGCGCAAGAAATCTTGCTGTTACAAATGCAAACGGAAACTATATATGCACCTGGGACGATGACGACTGGCACCATCCGGAACGACTTACTTATCAGATGAACACCATTTTAAGCGATCAACAATACAAAGCCAGTATGATCAGAAGAGTAATATTGTACAATAAGGCGACAAGCATAGCTTACCTTTCTGTTTCTTATAACTGGAGTGGAACTCTTTTATGCGAAAAAGAACTGATAAACAGCATCCTTACCAAGCCACTAACCGTCTTGAAGACACTCCATTAATCCTATTTCTTGAATCTGAAAAATGTCTGTATCATATTGAAGATATTTATGAACTCTATATTTATATAAACCACGGGACTAATTTATTGGATCCTATTCATTTCAGATATTTCACGAGAAATGGCCCAAAGTTCAGTCCGGAAATCACAAAAGATATAGAGAATACCATCGGGGCCTCATTTGAAATAAAATAACCGATGTGCTCTAAACACACCGGTTATTTTCAAACTGGATATATTATGATAATTTACTTCTTTTGTTCGATCTCCCTTTCTATTTCAAGCACATCGACCTGATCTGATTGAGAAAAATCACCGATTAAATACTTATTGAAGTGATCAGCCAATTTCCAGAAAGTATACTCGGTTAAATCACCAAAGCCATGACGTTGTCCGGGAACGATTACAAACTCAAACCTTTTTCCCGCTTTCATCAAGGCATTGGCAACCCTTATGGTATTTGCCGGGTGTACGTTATTGTCAATATCGCCAGTCATCAGCATTAGATGCCCCTTCAGATTTTTAGCCAAATCAGGGTTTTTATCAATACTGTATTTAAATGTAGTATCACCTTTTGCAGAGATGATTTCCTTCACTCCATGATGTTTCTCGCTCCACCAGCGGTTATAAATGCTGTTGTCATGGTTACCCGCATTCGATACTGCTGCTTTAAAGAAATCAGGATAAACCAGCATCGCAGCAGTAGACATAAATCCACCCCCTGAATGCCCTGTAATCCCAACTCTACCTACATCGATAAAAGAGTTTTTATCTGCCAACTGCTCGACTGCAGCCTTTTTATCCGCCAACCCATAATCGCGCAGGTTTCCATAGCCAAAAGTATGGTACCATTTTGACCTTGCAGGATTACCTCCGCGATTACCTACAGTGATTACAATGTAGCCAAACTGCGCCAAACGTTCAGTTCGGTCCATACTCTTGCTGAAGGCCTTATTTACCGCTTCTGTTTGAGGTCCCGGATAAACATACTCTATAATTGGATATTTCTTGCCAGGATCAAAATCGAATGGTTTGTACATTACCCCATAAATATCTGTAATCCCATCGTCAGCTTTTACCTTAAACGGCTCTGGGAATTTATAACCTGTAGCCATTAACAAGGAGAGATCTGTTGTCTCCAGATTCATGATTACTCTTCCATTGTTGTCCATAACCACCGATTTAGGCGCAGTATTAACTCTGGAAAAGTTGTCTACAAAGAATTTGGCTTCATCATTCATACTGATTGAATGGTCAAAATCCCCGGGATTTAGTAATTTCATTCCGGAACCATCAAAATTGATGCGATACAAATGCACATAGTAGGGATCTTCTTTACTTTCTTTGCCGTTGGCGGTAAAATAAAGCACCCTATTTTTCTGATCTATATTAACAATCTCTTCACAATGAAAAGCACCTTGGGTAATTTGATTTTTCAGTTTTCCTGCAGCATCGAACAAGTAAAAATGGCCCCATCCATCGCGTTCCGACCAGTGGATGATTTCCTTACCATCATTAACCAATCCGGGACGGTTTACTTCCACATAAGTATTGAAGCGTTCGTCAATCAGCGAGTTCACTACTCCACTATGAATATCTACAGTACAAATATCTACCCTTTTCAGGTCTCTGCTGGTTCTTGAGAAATAGATTTTACTATTATTTCCCAACCAGATGGAAGGTCTGAATTCATTATCTCTATCCTTATTTAATGAAGGGGCTCCCCAGGCAGAAACGCTTTGATCTTTAAAAGCAGCGGTATTTAGCTTTTTATAAGTTTTAGCAGCAAAATCGAATAATAACATTTCATCTATCGGTGCTTCCGGCTCGCCGGGCATCTGGTACTTGTAAGTTTCCAGTGTAGGTCTCCCAGCGCTAATATTATTGATTACCCAGAGGTCTTTTACTTTACGGCTATCAGATCTATTTAGTACAAAATATTTAGAGTTTGGCGACCATAACACATAGGCTCTTCTTCTTTTTTTATTGTTTTTTTCATTTTCCTCATTGTTCTCGCCATCACCATTGCTACCGTATGAATAGAATTTCAGTCCATCTTTTGTTAGTTGATTTTCAACAATAGTACTATCGTCTTCATTCTTAACCGCCTTTTTATAATTTTCCTTATCCATCCAATACAGGTTATAATTCCTGGTAAAGATAATTGCTGAGGAATCCGGAGCTACAGAGCCCCAATTCGGTTTTGCCTTAGGCTTAGCATAGTTTGAGACTTCAGTTAATTTTGCCCCGGCCAGCACATAATTGAAGAAATAGATTTTTTTCTGCATAGAATCGGCAGCTTTTTTATCCTTTCTATCCTTCTTAAGTTCATCAACAGAACTCTTCACTTCAAAGGTCACTGCTTTTTCATCACTAGAGAATTTCAGGTTTTCTAAAGGCAGATGTTGCGCATCAAAAGGATCACGAATAATTGTGGTAATTTCTGCCGCTAGTTTTGCATTATCAAAGATTTTCTTTTTGGTTTTCGCTGAAGGGTCGACCAAATACCATTCTTTTCCTGACGGGGTTTCATATTCATACCAAAAACGATTGCTCAATTTCAGCCAATGTGGATCTACTGCGGTGGAATAGACCATTTTCTTAATCTTTGCAGGTGAGAATCTCGAAGCCAACTGGTAATTGGCTTTCGGAGCAGCTACTGTGGACTCTGTAATGGTAAAAGTTTTCTTTTGTGCCATGGCACTATACCCCATACAAAGCGACAATAAAAGTGGTGTGTAAAGTTTCTTCATTTGTGCTTTTTAATAAACCGTCTAAATTATTGATTACAGACGGAATAGATACTCCCTTCTTTGTAATAAATGCGATAGTTTACCTATCATTTCAATTTACGTACACGCATTTCAAAAACATCGGAAAAACATTTACGTATGAGGCTTTACAAATTTTAATTTTATGAGTAAATCAGGATTGATTTTTTAGTTTTGTACCAAATACTTATTTATGAAATATTCCTTCTTACCTCTTTTCGCTGCGGCAGTAATTTTTACTGCAGGATGCCAGTCAAAATCACAAAGCAACAGCACTGATAAAAACACTAAAGATTCCCTGACAGCAACAACGGATGGAGGAAATACACTCCCTACTGAAGAAACTCAAGCTGCGACCGGCGATATCTCTAAAATGAAAGTTGCAGACGCTAAAACCATTCTTGCACGTAAGCAGGTCCCTATTCTATGTTATCATCAGGTTCGTGACTGGAGACCAAAAGACTCTAAGGGGGCAAAGGATTATATCATCCCTATTGCGACTTTCAAGGATCATATGAAAATGCTGGCAGATAGTGGCTACCACACGATTCTTCCTGATCAGCTTTACGACTATTTAAATAATGGAACTCAATTGCCAAGCAAGCCGATCATGCTCACCTTTGATGATACTGATCTTGATCAGTTCACGATCGCTGCTCCTGAAATGAAAAAGTATGGATTTAAAGGTGTATTTTTTGTAATGACTGTTTCTATTGGCAGACCTAACTATATGAGTAAAGATCAGATTAAAGCACTTTCTGACATGGGCCATGTAATTGGTTCGCATACCTGGGATCACCATAATGTTAAGAAATACCAGGGACAGGATTGGGTAACTCAAATTGAGAAACCAACTAAAACGTTAGAAGAAATCACCGGAAAGGACATCCATCATTTCGCTTATCCTTTTGGATTGTGGAATCCTGAAGCTATTCCTGAACTTAAAAAAAGAGGGATGAAGTCGGCCTTTATCCTGGCCACCAAACGTGATGAAAATGATCCTTTATTTACAATCAGAAGAATTATTGCCAGCGGTTACTGGAGCTCTAAAACATTAAGTAACAGCATAAAAAACAGCTTTTAAGCTGAACGCTAACTACTGAAAAAATCACCATGAAAAATACCTTATTAAAAATAACTACTTTCTCGGCATTAGCCCTTTCTTCTTGTATCGGCAATAGCCAGGCAGGTAAAGAAAACACAGTTACCGGAACGGCTGCGGTAAAGGCCGTCAATACGGACAGCCTGAGCAATAAGGCTGCTACTGCATCAGAAATCATTGCAAAAAAGGAAGTTCCTGTACTTTGTTACCACCAAATCAGGGATTGGAAGGCCAGTGATTCCAAACGTGCTCATGATGACATCATTCCACCCGCAAATTTTAGTCAGCATATAAAAATGCTGGCCGATAGTGGTTATCATACTATTTTACCAGATGAATTGTATGATTATCTGAATTATGGGAAGAAGCTTCCTGAAAAACCAATTATGATCACTTTTGATGATACTGATCTTGATCAGTATACGGTAGGTGCTAAAGAATTAAAGAAACATGGTTTTAAAGGAGTATTTTTCATTATGACGGTTTCCATTGGCCGACCACGTTACATGAGTAAAGCTCAGATTAAGGAACTTTCTGACGATGGGCATATAATCGCCAGTCATACCTGGAATCACAAAAACTTTGCTCAGTTCACAGAAGAAGACTGGGAAATTCAGATTGACAAGCCGACAAAAACGCTGGAGGCCATTACCGGAAAAAAGGTGGAGTATTTTGCTTATCCTTATGGTGTTTCCAAAGCAGAGAACCTGCACAAATTGAAAGAACACGGTTTTAAAGCTGCGTTTATCTTATCTACGAAACGTGATCCGAACTATCCTTTGTTTACCATCCG
This region of Pedobacter steynii genomic DNA includes:
- a CDS encoding S9 family peptidase — protein: MKKLYTPLLLSLCMGYSAMAQKKTFTITESTVAAPKANYQLASRFSPAKIKKMVYSTAVDPHWLKLSNRFWYEYETPSGKEWYLVDPSAKTKKKIFDNAKLAAEITTIIRDPFDAQHLPLENLKFSSDEKAVTFEVKSSVDELKKDRKDKKAADSMQKKIYFFNYVLAGAKLTEVSNYAKPKAKPNWGSVAPDSSAIIFTRNYNLYWMDKENYKKAVKNEDDSTIVENQLTKDGLKFYSYGSNGDGENNEENEKNNKKRRRAYVLWSPNSKYFVLNRSDSRKVKDLWVINNISAGRPTLETYKYQMPGEPEAPIDEMLLFDFAAKTYKKLNTAAFKDQSVSAWGAPSLNKDRDNEFRPSIWLGNNSKIYFSRTSRDLKRVDICTVDIHSGVVNSLIDERFNTYVEVNRPGLVNDGKEIIHWSERDGWGHFYLFDAAGKLKNQITQGAFHCEEIVNIDQKNRVLYFTANGKESKEDPYYVHLYRINFDGSGMKLLNPGDFDHSISMNDEAKFFVDNFSRVNTAPKSVVMDNNGRVIMNLETTDLSLLMATGYKFPEPFKVKADDGITDIYGVMYKPFDFDPGKKYPIIEYVYPGPQTEAVNKAFSKSMDRTERLAQFGYIVITVGNRGGNPARSKWYHTFGYGNLRDYGLADKKAAVEQLADKNSFIDVGRVGITGHSGGGFMSTAAMLVYPDFFKAAVSNAGNHDNSIYNRWWSEKHHGVKEIISAKGDTTFKYSIDKNPDLAKNLKGHLMLMTGDIDNNVHPANTIRVANALMKAGKRFEFVIVPGQRHGFGDLTEYTFWKLADHFNKYLIGDFSQSDQVDVLEIEREIEQKK
- a CDS encoding polysaccharide deacetylase family protein, which translates into the protein MKYSFLPLFAAAVIFTAGCQSKSQSNSTDKNTKDSLTATTDGGNTLPTEETQAATGDISKMKVADAKTILARKQVPILCYHQVRDWRPKDSKGAKDYIIPIATFKDHMKMLADSGYHTILPDQLYDYLNNGTQLPSKPIMLTFDDTDLDQFTIAAPEMKKYGFKGVFFVMTVSIGRPNYMSKDQIKALSDMGHVIGSHTWDHHNVKKYQGQDWVTQIEKPTKTLEEITGKDIHHFAYPFGLWNPEAIPELKKRGMKSAFILATKRDENDPLFTIRRIIASGYWSSKTLSNSIKNSF
- a CDS encoding polysaccharide deacetylase family protein codes for the protein MKNTLLKITTFSALALSSCIGNSQAGKENTVTGTAAVKAVNTDSLSNKAATASEIIAKKEVPVLCYHQIRDWKASDSKRAHDDIIPPANFSQHIKMLADSGYHTILPDELYDYLNYGKKLPEKPIMITFDDTDLDQYTVGAKELKKHGFKGVFFIMTVSIGRPRYMSKAQIKELSDDGHIIASHTWNHKNFAQFTEEDWEIQIDKPTKTLEAITGKKVEYFAYPYGVSKAENLHKLKEHGFKAAFILSTKRDPNYPLFTIRRIIDPGTYTARNLYNSINKSFK